One stretch of Streptomyces sp. NBC_01363 DNA includes these proteins:
- a CDS encoding AMP-binding protein, producing the protein MRSAGTVAELVQRQWGDHRPGLRHRDTVLTHHQVASGAAARAALLADLLSADGEPHLGVLLDNTPEFPLWLSAAALAGAAVAGINPTRRGAELARDILHTDCRVLVTERAHLPLLDGLDLPGVRMLVADTDAYAELLAPYAGAEPGDTVQPDIGPGTRMLLYFTSGSTGAPKAAICTQGRLAAAGRSLVDHFGVRREDVHYICMPMFHGNAVIADWAPALAGGAAVALRRRFSASGFLDDVRAHGATYFTYVGRAVQYLLATPERPDDREHPLRLGFGTEAGAVDAARFRERFGVRLVEGYGSSEGGAAIQRTRDTPERAIGKASACDDLAVVDPETGEERATAVFDGAGRLTNGAESIGELVNRGRTPFEGYWRNAAADAERVRGGWYWTGDLFFRDADGFLYFAGRTDDRLRVDSENLAAAMIENILALWEEAAAVAVYAVPDPVAGDQVMAALAMRAGAAFDPTAFAAFLAAQTDLGTKMAPAFVRIVPSMPVTATNKVHRVGLRREGFWCGDPVWWNGTGVGYEPFGDEQLSALLREYEAHGRAAFRPRAPDGPNAPDGRGIQARPAIEDTAATRVDTP; encoded by the coding sequence ATGAGGAGCGCAGGCACCGTAGCGGAGCTCGTACAGCGCCAATGGGGCGACCACCGGCCCGGACTGAGGCATCGGGACACCGTCCTCACTCATCACCAGGTCGCCTCGGGCGCTGCCGCACGGGCCGCGCTCCTGGCGGATCTGCTGTCGGCGGACGGCGAACCGCACCTCGGGGTGCTGCTGGACAACACCCCCGAATTCCCACTCTGGTTGAGCGCGGCGGCCCTGGCCGGGGCCGCCGTGGCCGGTATCAACCCCACCCGGCGTGGCGCCGAACTGGCCCGGGACATCCTGCACACCGACTGCCGGGTCCTGGTCACCGAACGCGCCCACCTGCCGCTGCTCGACGGCCTGGACCTCCCGGGTGTCCGGATGCTGGTCGCCGACACCGACGCGTACGCCGAACTCCTCGCCCCGTACGCCGGAGCCGAGCCGGGCGACACGGTCCAGCCGGACATCGGCCCCGGCACCCGGATGCTGCTCTACTTCACCTCCGGATCGACGGGCGCGCCCAAGGCCGCGATCTGCACCCAGGGACGGCTGGCGGCGGCGGGGCGGTCGCTCGTCGACCACTTCGGCGTCCGGCGCGAGGACGTCCACTACATCTGCATGCCGATGTTCCACGGCAACGCGGTGATCGCCGACTGGGCGCCCGCACTGGCCGGCGGGGCCGCCGTCGCACTGCGCCGCCGCTTCTCGGCCTCCGGATTCCTCGACGACGTGCGGGCGCACGGGGCGACGTACTTCACCTATGTCGGCCGTGCCGTGCAGTACCTGTTGGCCACCCCCGAGCGCCCGGACGACCGTGAGCACCCGCTCCGGCTGGGCTTCGGCACCGAGGCCGGTGCGGTGGACGCGGCCCGGTTCCGGGAGCGGTTCGGGGTGCGGCTGGTGGAGGGCTACGGCTCCTCCGAGGGCGGTGCGGCGATCCAGCGGACCCGGGACACCCCGGAGCGGGCGATCGGCAAGGCGTCGGCCTGTGACGATCTCGCGGTCGTGGACCCGGAGACCGGCGAGGAGCGGGCCACGGCCGTCTTCGACGGGGCTGGCCGGCTGACCAACGGGGCCGAATCGATCGGGGAGCTGGTCAACCGGGGGCGTACGCCCTTCGAGGGCTACTGGCGCAATGCGGCGGCGGACGCCGAGCGGGTGCGCGGCGGCTGGTACTGGACCGGGGACCTCTTCTTCCGCGACGCCGACGGCTTCCTCTACTTCGCGGGCCGCACCGACGACCGGCTGCGGGTGGACAGCGAGAACCTGGCCGCCGCGATGATCGAGAACATCCTGGCCCTCTGGGAGGAGGCGGCGGCCGTGGCGGTGTACGCGGTGCCGGACCCGGTCGCCGGGGACCAGGTGATGGCGGCGCTCGCCATGCGGGCGGGGGCCGCCTTCGACCCGACCGCCTTCGCCGCGTTCCTCGCGGCGCAGACGGACCTGGGCACGAAGATGGCCCCCGCCTTCGTACGGATCGTCCCGTCGATGCCGGTGACGGCGACGAACAAGGTGCACCGCGTGGGGCTGCGCCGGGAGGGATTCTGGTGCGGTGATCCCGTGTGGTGGAACGGGACCGGCGTCGGGTACGAGCCGTTCGGCGACGAGCAACTGAGCGCCCTGCTGCGCGAGTACGAGGCACACGGGCGTGCCGCATTCCGTCCTCGAGCGCCGGACGGGCCGAATGCGCCGGACGGGCGTGGAATTCAAGCCCGTCCGGCGATCGAGGACACAGCGGCGACGCGGGTGGACACGCCCTAG
- a CDS encoding MFS transporter translates to MTNATSTTAERGHLAGRREWTAFVVLLLPLLLVSMDISVLFFAIPSIDRDLAPSATQQLWIFDVYAFALAGLLITMGSLGDRIGRRKLLLLGAFAFSAASVAAAYANSTEMLIAARALLGVGGATLMPSTMGLVRNMFRDERQRGRAVGIWSGAMAGGIALGSVLSGVMLEHFWWGSVFLINVPAMVLLLVLVPVLVPEFKDPNPGRFDFLSVPLSMGSVLPVIYGIKESAAHGLDVRNGLIVAAGLLVGWFFVRRQRVRGDAMISRELFRDRGFSVGIGLNALAAFAMMGSSFFTTQYLQSVLGMGTMEAALWSLAPSLAVGAAAPTATAVAQRTDRARVICAGFVIAAVGFAVLALTGTDSLWLLLGGCAVMSCGIVTVMALVSDLALSTAPPEKASSAASLLETGQEFGGAMGMALLGAVATAIYTADMPGSAPEVARKTLAGAVATGDGSLISVGREAFVHSMQYASVAGAALLLAGAVLATTLLRRAGAAGADAQGEPALTN, encoded by the coding sequence ATGACGAACGCTACGAGCACCACCGCCGAGCGCGGCCACCTCGCCGGTCGCCGGGAATGGACCGCCTTCGTGGTCCTCCTGCTTCCCCTCCTCCTCGTCTCGATGGACATCTCCGTCCTCTTCTTCGCGATCCCGTCCATCGACCGGGACCTCGCCCCCAGCGCCACCCAGCAGCTCTGGATCTTCGATGTGTACGCCTTCGCCCTGGCCGGCCTGCTCATCACGATGGGCTCGCTCGGCGACCGGATCGGCCGTCGCAAGCTGCTGCTCCTGGGCGCGTTCGCGTTCAGTGCCGCGTCCGTCGCCGCCGCGTACGCCAACAGCACCGAGATGCTGATCGCGGCCCGCGCCCTGCTCGGGGTCGGCGGGGCGACGCTGATGCCGTCGACCATGGGGCTGGTACGGAACATGTTCCGCGACGAGCGCCAGCGCGGCCGGGCCGTGGGGATCTGGTCGGGGGCCATGGCGGGCGGAATCGCGCTCGGCTCGGTGCTCAGCGGGGTCATGCTGGAGCACTTCTGGTGGGGCTCGGTCTTTCTGATCAATGTGCCGGCGATGGTGCTGCTGCTGGTCCTGGTCCCGGTACTGGTCCCGGAGTTCAAGGACCCGAACCCCGGACGGTTCGACTTCCTGAGCGTGCCGCTGTCGATGGGGTCCGTGCTGCCGGTCATCTATGGCATCAAGGAGAGCGCCGCCCATGGGCTCGATGTTCGGAACGGGCTGATCGTCGCTGCCGGGCTGCTCGTCGGCTGGTTCTTCGTCCGCCGCCAGCGCGTCCGCGGTGACGCGATGATCAGCCGGGAACTGTTCCGCGACCGCGGCTTCTCGGTGGGCATCGGGCTGAACGCGCTGGCCGCGTTCGCGATGATGGGTTCCTCGTTCTTCACCACGCAGTATCTGCAGTCGGTGCTCGGCATGGGCACGATGGAGGCCGCGCTGTGGAGCCTGGCGCCGTCGCTCGCGGTGGGCGCCGCGGCCCCGACGGCCACGGCCGTCGCCCAGCGGACCGACCGCGCTCGGGTCATCTGCGCCGGTTTCGTCATCGCCGCCGTCGGCTTCGCCGTCCTCGCCCTGACCGGTACGGACTCGCTGTGGCTGCTGCTCGGCGGCTGTGCCGTGATGAGCTGCGGCATCGTCACCGTGATGGCGCTCGTGTCGGACCTGGCGCTGTCCACGGCCCCGCCGGAGAAGGCGAGTTCGGCGGCCTCGTTGCTGGAGACCGGTCAGGAGTTCGGCGGTGCGATGGGGATGGCCCTGCTGGGTGCGGTGGCCACCGCGATCTACACCGCGGACATGCCGGGCTCGGCTCCGGAGGTCGCCCGCAAGACCCTCGCCGGTGCGGTGGCCACGGGGGACGGTTCGCTGATCTCGGTCGGGCGGGAGGCCTTCGTGCACAGCATGCAGTACGCCTCGGTGGCCGGGGCCGCGCTGCTGCTGGCGGGCGCGGTGCTGGCCACGACGCTGCTGCGGAGGGCGGGGGCCGCGGGGGCGGACGCGCAGGGGGAGCCGGCCCTGACGAACTAG
- a CDS encoding IclR family transcriptional regulator, protein MTLKPEPTAPFHSVQYALRVLETVSKHGNGVTDTQISRETGLPIGHLRSLLLTLRREGYVEQVTDGAYVIGASLLLLGSGPARRQALETKLQQTLAQLRDSVGAAVYISRYVDGEIRVTQYADGPLTPAVNEWVDFRSAAHASAVGKCLLSQLDQNGRRDHISRHKTPRLTSRTITNEKALFSKLDSQPATVPVLDIQEYAVGTVCAAVPLTAGSSAGCLALSLPIEDAHRLHSAADTLNRRAAPVLLSLAL, encoded by the coding sequence GTGACGTTGAAGCCCGAACCGACCGCACCGTTCCATTCGGTGCAGTACGCCCTTCGCGTTCTCGAAACGGTCTCCAAGCACGGCAACGGCGTGACGGACACCCAGATCTCCCGGGAGACGGGACTGCCCATCGGGCATCTCCGCTCCCTGCTGCTGACACTGCGCCGCGAGGGCTACGTGGAGCAGGTCACCGACGGCGCGTACGTCATCGGCGCCTCGCTCCTGCTCCTCGGTTCCGGCCCCGCCCGCAGACAGGCGCTGGAGACCAAGCTCCAGCAGACACTGGCGCAGCTGCGCGATTCGGTCGGCGCGGCGGTCTACATCAGCCGGTACGTCGACGGCGAGATCCGCGTCACGCAGTACGCCGACGGCCCGCTCACCCCCGCGGTCAACGAGTGGGTGGACTTCCGGTCGGCCGCGCACGCCTCGGCGGTCGGCAAGTGCCTGCTGTCCCAGCTCGACCAGAACGGCCGCCGCGACCACATCTCCCGCCACAAGACGCCCCGGCTCACCTCGCGGACGATCACCAACGAGAAGGCGCTCTTCTCCAAGCTGGACAGCCAGCCGGCGACGGTCCCGGTGCTCGACATCCAGGAGTACGCGGTCGGCACGGTGTGCGCGGCGGTACCGCTGACGGCCGGGTCGTCGGCGGGCTGCCTGGCACTGTCGCTGCCGATCGAGGACGCGCACCGGCTGCACTCGGCGGCGGACACGCTGAACCGGCGGGCGGCGCCGGTCCTCCTCTCGCTGGCGCTCTAG